The proteins below are encoded in one region of Brassica napus cultivar Da-Ae chromosome A6, Da-Ae, whole genome shotgun sequence:
- the LOC106349124 gene encoding uncharacterized protein LOC106349124, with protein sequence MWNIASSYLTGPRNEARRPPPLHHTHVDCSDDDASSVGSKEEGLECPICWESFNIVENVPYVLWCGHTMCKNCILGLQWAIVKLPTHPVQLPLFISCPWCNLLSFRLVFRGALRFPRKNYFVLWMVERMNGERRSYQTDTREQPPPPCLHHRGHHRAQPEPSGFVNNDHRGVQRDNIQTSLRKSLVFFVQLTAKFPLVVIFLLIVLYAIPTSAAILAMYILVTLLLALPSFLILYFAYPCLDWLVREIVT encoded by the coding sequence ATGTGGAATATAGCGTCGAGTTATCTCACCGGACCGAGAAACGAAGCAAGAAGACCACCACCACTCCACCATACTCATGTGGACTGTTCAGACGACGATGCATCATCAGTAGGGAGCAAAGAAGAAGGTCTCGAGTGTCCTATCTGCTGGGAATCATTCAACATCGTCGAAAACGTTCCTTACGTGTTATGGTGCGGCCACACGATGTGCAAAAACTGCATTTTGGGACTTCAGTGGGCTATTGTGAAACTACCTACACACCCTGTTCAGCTCCCTCTCTTCATCTCGTGTCCTTGGTGCAACCTTTTGTCCTTTCGCCTCGTCTTCAGGGGAGCTCTTAGGTTCCCTCGTAAGAACTACTTTGTGCTGTGGATGGTCGAGAGGATGAATGGCGAGAGACGCAGTTATCAAACCGATACAAGGGAGCAGCCACCACCTCCGTGTCTCCACCATCGCGGCCATCACCGTGCTCAGCCTGAACCATCAGGCTTTGTTAATAATGATCATCGCGGCGTTCAAAGGGACAACATACAAACTTCTTTGAGGAAGTCTCTGGTGTTCTTTGTTCAGTTGACAGCAAAGTTCCCATTGGTTGTTATCTTTCTGCTGATTGTACTCTATGCGATACCCACCAGTGCAGCCATATTGGCTATGTACATTCTAGTCACTCTCTTGCTGGCTCTACCTTCGTTTCTCATCCTCTACTTCGCTTATCCTTGTCTTGACTGGCTCGTCAGGGAGATTGTCACATGA